The following is a genomic window from Nitrospira sp..
CACCGTAGGTATCTTCTAATTTATTATTTACATACGTCATATATCTGACAGACGTGTGCACATGCCTTGCGATATTTTCTCACACTATGTCACTCATTCGAATGAATCATGGAATTTGTCGTTTTCCTATACGGAGCAAATTGCTCAGAAGTGTACGCAGCGGCGTGGTAATCAAATATCAGTGCCAGTGGGCTTGATCGAGGCAACTGAGTCATATCAGATCTGATTCAGATCTGAGCTTAACCTAGGAGGGGTGCACATGAACAAGGCTGGATACTTCATTGTCGTACTTTATTTCGTGCTCATATCAATTGCCCAGAGCAGTTCCTCGCTCGCTGAGGGGGAACAGCCCTTTTCTCCAGCTGTCGATGTTGCAACGGGAGCACTTCACGTTCCGGAAAACTATACAGAATGGCCGACGTTGGGAACGTGGGCTCACGCGAACACTGGTGAAAGTCTTGAGAAGATGGGGCCAGGCCTCCACGAATACCATACGGTATACACTCAGCCTGAGACCATCGCCTACTACAAAAAGACGGGACGGTTTCCCGATGGGGCTGTGTTGGTAAAAGAATTACTAACTGCGAAGACTATGGCGATGACAACGGGACCGGCGGTCGGTCACGCCACCACTATTAAAGGGTGGTTCGTGTTAGTGCGCGATACCAAAGGGCGTTACAGGGAATCGAGTCTGTGGGGAGATGGTTGGGCCTGGTCACTTTTCAATGCGGAGGATCCGAATCATACAGTGTCTAAAAATTACAAGACTGATTGCATCCCTTGCCATGTGCCAGCGAGGGAGCTTGCGCGGTCGAATGCACCTGATGCAGACAAATGGATCTATGCATTTGGTTATCCCGTTCTCCAGAAGAAGTGACTGAGGTCGATCTGCTCGGATTGTCAGCTCAGATCCATATGGACAGATCAAGGGTATAAGGAGAAGTGGTTGTCTGAAAACCTCGAGTGGTCATAGATATCCCTATTTGGTCCGATATGAGAACCACACTGAGGCCCTAATACGATAGCCATGGATCGTAATAGCACGGTATCACGAGAGGAAGAGATGGTTCTGCTTGAAAACACCTACGCTGAAGAGCTTCTAGGGTGCTATGTTCCTTGGCGTCCGGTCCCTGTTGTGAAACCTGCCCTGCTTCAGCTGAACTACCCGCTGGCTTGTCAATTAGGTTTTGTCGTCGACAATGTAGATTCGTCACGTTGGGCTGCCATTTTCTCTGGGAATGAACAATTGCCCGGATGTTTCCCGTTGGCTCAGGCATATGCCGGGCACCAGTTCGGGGTATTCTCTCCGACGCTGGGAGACGGTCGTGCGCTCCTCCTCGGCGAGATCGTGGACCGCCTAGCGCGCCGATATGATATTGCCCTGAAGGGTTCAGGACCAACGCCTTTTTCACGGGGAGGAGACGGACAGGCGGCACTTGGTCCGGTCCTTCGGGAGTATCTGATTGGGGAAGCCATGCATGCTCTAGGGATCCCCACCACGCGCGCCTTGGCAGCAGTCAGCACCGGGAAAACCGTCTATCGGGACACGCCGTTGCCTGGCGCTGTTTTGACGCGTGTAGCAGCGAGCCATTTGCGGATCGGTACCTTCGAGTTTTTTGCGGCCCGTGGAGAGTTTGATCGGGTGCAAAAGCTCGCAGACTACGCAATCCAACGACATGATTCTGAACTGTTCGATCATCCGGATCGGTATGTCGAATGGCTGCGTGCCATTGCAGATCGTCACGCACAATTGATCGCCCAATGGATGCATGTCGGGTTTGTGCATGGCGTGATGAATACCGATAACGTGACCATTTCAGGAGAGACCATCGATTATGGACCATGCGCATTTATGGAGACCCATGACCCACAGGCCGTCTTCAGTTCGATCGATCATCAGGGGCGCTATGCCTATGGAAATCAGCCTCGTATTGCACAATGGAACCTTATGCGATTGGCTGAAACGGTGTTGCCGTTGATAGCCGAGCAGGATCCTGGTCGCTCCTTATCAAGGGCGGTCGATATCATTGAGGCCTTCCCTGCGCGTTACGAGATTCATTGGTTGAGTATCGCGCGGGATAAGTTGGGGCTCATCACGGACGAACCTGACGACGGTATTCTCGTTCGAGATTGGATCACACTACTGGAGGAATCCGCAGTCGATCATACTCTGGCCTGGCGAAGGCTCGCCGACGCCGCGGAGGGGAAGGAACAAAGGCTAGCGTCGTTGTTTGTCACGACGACGAAATTATCTCGCTGGTTGAAGCGTTGGCGCGAACGAAGCAGACGTGATCCGGCACGAGCCGTGACTCAAGCTGAAAGAATGCGGCGCGTGAATCCCCTGTACATTCCACGGAATCACCAGGTGGAAGAGGCCCTCACGGCGGCGGCAGTTCATGCCAACCTCCAACCCTTTGAACGACTGCTGGAGGTTGTAGTGCATCCGTTTGAGGAACACGCCGATCATGCCTCTTATGCCGAACCGGCGCCTGTTGGGGTTACGGCCTGTTACCAGACATTCTGTGGTACCTGACTACATCTGCCCTAAATGTGGTCGCTAAAGACTCTTGGGAGATCCTGGGATAGAACGCGTCTTGTGGGTGTCCAGAAAAGGACAGTCCTCAAGATAAAAATACGCGGTCGCCGGTAATAAGAATGTGGACGTTATGATTATGAAGTTCATGAGAGGTCTGAAGAAACCCCGTCAACTACGAACCACTAAACTAGGCTAAACCATGTTCTTGAATGGAGACCGCCATGAGCCGAGCAGAGACAGTGATTTTAGCGGGTGGATGTTTTTGGGGGATGCAGGATCTGATTCGTAAACTGCCCGGGGTGCTCTCCACGCGAGTGGGCTACAGCGGCGGCGACGTATCGAATGCGACTTATCGCAATCATGGAACCCATGCCGAAGCAATCGAAGTGGTTTTCGACCCGGATCAGCTGCCGTTTCGAGGCTTATTGGAAGTATTTTTTCAGATCCATGACCCCACCACCATCAATCGTCAGGGCAACGATCGAGGAACGTCCTATCGTTCTGGGATTTATTACACGTCCGATGCGCAACGCCTGACGGCGGAACGGATAATCGGAGAGATTGATGCCTCGGGAATTTGGCCAGGAAAGGTAGTCACGGAAGTCCACCCTGCAGGACCATTTTGGATAGCGGAGCCCGAACACCAGGACTATCTCAAGCATAACCCTCAGGGGTACACCTGCCATTTCGTGAGACCTAACTGGAAACTCCCGAAGCCGGCGTGAATGTGTGAGTCACTAGGAACGGATACATCTGCCCAAGAGGATAGATATGAATCAACAGGCGTCGTCGCTTCTCAAGGCTCCGGAACTACGCGTCAGCCGATGGCTGAACGGTTATGGCCGACCGTGTGCTCCGCTGAAGCTAGCCGATCTTGGCACAGGATATAGAATCATCTTTTGTTTCCAACATTGGTGTCCTGGATGCCATTCCACTGGTTTTCCGACAATGAAAAGGCTGGTGAAGGCCCTCTCTCCAAAGGGATTTGGCTTTGCCGTCGTACAGACCGTCTTTGAAGGCAAAGAGGTGAATACATTCGAACGGATGCGGGACGCTCAGCTACTCTACGATCTTCAAGTGCCGTTCGGATACGACGCGCCGGAACGCGGATATCCTACGATCATGTCTGATTACCACACACGTGGGACTCCATGGTTCATCGTCATCAATCCATCTGGGGAACCTATCTACGGAGGATTTACGCTCGACGCGGAAGGTCTTATTGCGTCCGCGGACTATCTCTCCTCGGTTACCACAGAGTCGGCCTGACAATCGGCTGCGTCGGGGAGAAGGATTCCACCTCCCATCGTGCGTACAGAAGATTCGAAATAGCATGTTGCTGAGACGCGCTGGAAGTGTGCTTCCGAATTAACTGAGACGTGTATGGGGCGGTATCAGAACGGTCTTCAGCACGTGCTCCTGTTATTACAGCTATTTCAGTGAAACGTCTTTAGTGTTGATATGTGTTTAGTGCTCAAAAGGCACCTACTTCGTACAAAATAGGAGGCGCAACGACCATGAAAGTCCAAGATCGTTATTTGTACATCCAGACCAACGACATTCGTGAAGGCCAGAATGCAGTGCTAGGCTATACACGAAACGACGATGGGACGCTCACGCCCTTGCCTGGCAATCCATTTTATACAGGGGGCACGGGCATCAACAATGACACCCATGGCAAGCTCGGCCCACATGACAACGACACCCCGTTGATTGTCAGCCAGGACGGGAAGCGTCTCTTTACGGTCAACACACACAGCAATACCATTGCCGTCTTCGATATTCAGCCTGATGGGTCGTTACGGCATGTGAAGGGGTCGCCGTTTCTATCGCACGGTGTCGCCCCCAATAGTCTCTCGCTCAGTGGCATGACACTGCTCGTGTCAAATCGAAATGAGGATTATCATCAGATTGAGGCGTTGCGTGGCGCAGCGAAGGCGAGCTATGTCTCGTTCGCCGTAGAAAACAACGGTGCACTACGATTTGTATCCAAAATCGATGTCGAAAACTCGCAAAAGCCGACCCAAGTCTACGTTCCACAGTCCAACCTCCAAGTTGCATTCGGCAATGACTTTCAGGTCGATGTGGATTTCGACGGTGAAGGGACGAGATCGTTTCTGGCTGGCACCAAGCCGAGCGTGCAGGGGCAACTCCATGTCTTTCAGGTGGGACGAGATGGCCGGCTCACTGAGCGAGATCGTATGCAGTTACCTGAGACGAATGCCGGCTATAAGTATAAGGGCATGGACGGCGTTCCGTCGATGCCTTTAGGCATCTGGGCACATCCTACGGAACCACTACTTTACGTTGGTTTTGTCACCCGCAATGAATTGGGTGTCTATCGTTTCAATAAGGAAGGGGCGATGACATTTCTTGGCTCCGTCCCCAATGGTGGTCAGGATATTTGCTGGGTGTTGCCCAACAAAGGAGGCACCCGCCTCTATACGATCAATAACTTGCCTCGTACCGACAAAGACGAGAAAGCAGCAACCGTGAGTTCATACGATATTTCCGGAGAGCGGGCCGTGAAACCCATCGAAATCAGCCGCTTGCAGCTCCCACACCCAGGGGAGTGGTTCATTAACAACCGAATGTTCAGTCAGCCAGGAAGTACCGCGTTTCAATGCGCGCTGTCTCCGGACGAGACGTTTCTCTACGTGATTTGCCAACGGATCAATCAAACCGATGAGAACAAGAGTGAAGAAGGCAATATTTTACACAGCCTGCGGCTTGATGACCAGGGGATTCCGTCCATTGCCCATTCACGGCATCTTGGCCAGGACGGGGTGCACTATCGGTCCCGACCGCAGGGCATCGCCACGTATGACCAATCATGATGATGTACATGCGTGATGTCCACATA
Proteins encoded in this region:
- a CDS encoding hypothetical protein (Evidence 4 : Unknown function but conserved in other organisms; MaGe:77310783); translated protein: MHMPCDIFSHYVTHSNESWNLSFSYTEQIAQKCTQRRGNQISVPVGLIEATESYQI
- a CDS encoding hypothetical protein (Evidence 4 : Unknown function but conserved in other organisms; MaGe:77310788); its protein translation is MKVQDRYLYIQTNDIREGQNAVLGYTRNDDGTLTPLPGNPFYTGGTGINNDTHGKLGPHDNDTPLIVSQDGKRLFTVNTHSNTIAVFDIQPDGSLRHVKGSPFLSHGVAPNSLSLSGMTLLVSNRNEDYHQIEALRGAAKASYVSFAVENNGALRFVSKIDVENSQKPTQVYVPQSNLQVAFGNDFQVDVDFDGEGTRSFLAGTKPSVQGQLHVFQVGRDGRLTERDRMQLPETNAGYKYKGMDGVPSMPLGIWAHPTEPLLYVGFVTRNELGVYRFNKEGAMTFLGSVPNGGQDICWVLPNKGGTRLYTINNLPRTDKDEKAATVSSYDISGERAVKPIEISRLQLPHPGEWFINNRMFSQPGSTAFQCALSPDETFLYVICQRINQTDENKSEEGNILHSLRLDDQGIPSIAHSRHLGQDGVHYRSRPQGIATYDQS
- a CDS encoding Protein adenylyltransferase SelO (MaGe:77310785), which encodes MVLLENTYAEELLGCYVPWRPVPVVKPALLQLNYPLACQLGFVVDNVDSSRWAAIFSGNEQLPGCFPLAQAYAGHQFGVFSPTLGDGRALLLGEIVDRLARRYDIALKGSGPTPFSRGGDGQAALGPVLREYLIGEAMHALGIPTTRALAAVSTGKTVYRDTPLPGAVLTRVAASHLRIGTFEFFAARGEFDRVQKLADYAIQRHDSELFDHPDRYVEWLRAIADRHAQLIAQWMHVGFVHGVMNTDNVTISGETIDYGPCAFMETHDPQAVFSSIDHQGRYAYGNQPRIAQWNLMRLAETVLPLIAEQDPGRSLSRAVDIIEAFPARYEIHWLSIARDKLGLITDEPDDGILVRDWITLLEESAVDHTLAWRRLADAAEGKEQRLASLFVTTTKLSRWLKRWRERSRRDPARAVTQAERMRRVNPLYIPRNHQVEEALTAAAVHANLQPFERLLEVVVHPFEEHADHASYAEPAPVGVTACYQTFCGT
- a CDS encoding Peptide methionine sulfoxide reductase MsrA (MaGe:77310786); amino-acid sequence: MSRAETVILAGGCFWGMQDLIRKLPGVLSTRVGYSGGDVSNATYRNHGTHAEAIEVVFDPDQLPFRGLLEVFFQIHDPTTINRQGNDRGTSYRSGIYYTSDAQRLTAERIIGEIDASGIWPGKVVTEVHPAGPFWIAEPEHQDYLKHNPQGYTCHFVRPNWKLPKPA
- a CDS encoding Thiol-disulfide isomerase (MaGe:77310787), with translation MNQQASSLLKAPELRVSRWLNGYGRPCAPLKLADLGTGYRIIFCFQHWCPGCHSTGFPTMKRLVKALSPKGFGFAVVQTVFEGKEVNTFERMRDAQLLYDLQVPFGYDAPERGYPTIMSDYHTRGTPWFIVINPSGEPIYGGFTLDAEGLIASADYLSSVTTESA
- a CDS encoding Cytochrome C (MaGe:77310784), with product MNKAGYFIVVLYFVLISIAQSSSSLAEGEQPFSPAVDVATGALHVPENYTEWPTLGTWAHANTGESLEKMGPGLHEYHTVYTQPETIAYYKKTGRFPDGAVLVKELLTAKTMAMTTGPAVGHATTIKGWFVLVRDTKGRYRESSLWGDGWAWSLFNAEDPNHTVSKNYKTDCIPCHVPARELARSNAPDADKWIYAFGYPVLQKK